One genomic region from Pseudobacteriovorax antillogorgiicola encodes:
- a CDS encoding DUF1552 domain-containing protein — protein sequence MNAKRITRRTLLKYASHTMILGALGRTFQETQAFGAEGKLKLLICTTPNGHFSSAATQAALSSALSPAILSADALFIEGLNNATTVNEGGQGVGDWHGGESALLSFNTGKSAGASFFSSIPGLSKANLGIGVGDRGYARDSSGGQVQIIENPQTAMATAFGQSLRKVNSYDLALIQSGQKHLLDPCMEDIKTLRKQLGADGAMFDDYLYALQESYRKIASANQGSGGGSGDPGSRFEAPGCNKNANIVAGNEVADQHQAMLDVAYQIMACDISQVTVLSFLNNNSDPQHNFIHSEGSNDGGMRFKQFCDEAQTRISGLVNKLGDGSYNILDRSAVVYMSEGGEHLLGGSFSSGHPQLNIPCAIFGKLGGAITQKGTMNAGGSTNRNLWRALADVMAGGNADLSDIGGDGVTPLSL from the coding sequence ATGAATGCAAAACGAATAACAAGACGAACTCTGTTAAAATATGCAAGCCACACCATGATTCTGGGCGCCCTGGGGCGCACCTTTCAAGAAACCCAAGCGTTCGGTGCTGAAGGCAAGCTCAAGCTTTTAATCTGTACGACACCCAATGGTCATTTCAGTTCGGCTGCGACGCAGGCAGCCCTTTCATCAGCCCTTTCGCCGGCTATTTTATCAGCTGACGCCCTGTTTATTGAAGGCCTGAACAATGCCACAACCGTCAATGAAGGTGGCCAGGGAGTTGGAGATTGGCACGGCGGAGAGTCCGCTCTCTTGAGCTTTAATACTGGTAAAAGCGCTGGTGCATCATTCTTCAGTTCGATTCCAGGCTTAAGTAAGGCCAACCTAGGTATTGGTGTGGGGGACCGTGGCTATGCCCGCGATTCATCTGGAGGGCAGGTGCAAATCATTGAAAACCCGCAGACAGCTATGGCTACCGCGTTTGGTCAATCACTCCGTAAAGTGAACTCATACGACTTAGCCCTGATCCAGTCTGGGCAAAAGCACCTCTTAGATCCATGTATGGAAGATATTAAAACCCTTCGCAAGCAGCTTGGTGCCGATGGCGCAATGTTCGACGATTATCTTTACGCACTTCAGGAAAGCTATCGCAAGATCGCATCGGCAAACCAAGGGAGCGGTGGTGGATCAGGAGATCCAGGCAGCCGCTTCGAAGCCCCTGGCTGTAATAAGAACGCCAATATCGTCGCAGGAAACGAAGTTGCTGATCAGCACCAAGCCATGCTTGATGTCGCCTACCAAATTATGGCTTGTGACATCTCTCAGGTGACAGTTCTATCGTTTCTAAATAACAATAGCGACCCACAACATAATTTCATTCACTCCGAGGGCTCAAATGATGGTGGTATGAGATTCAAACAGTTCTGTGACGAGGCCCAGACTAGAATCAGTGGGCTGGTCAACAAGCTTGGCGACGGCTCTTACAACATTCTAGATCGTTCAGCAGTCGTTTATATGAGTGAAGGTGGGGAGCACCTGCTTGGTGGCAGCTTTAGTAGTGGTCATCCACAGCTGAACATTCCATGTGCGATCTTTGGTAAGCTCGGTGGCGCTATCACCCAGAAGGGTACTATGAACGCTGGGGGTAGTACCAATCGGAATCTTTGGCGCGCCCTTGCTGATGTGATGGCTGGGGGAAATGCTGATCTTTCAGACATAGGTGGCGATGGTGTTACACCGCTGAGTTTGTAG
- a CDS encoding DUF1592 domain-containing protein, whose product MLETSSHLTLRLAITLFSLTIILGGCSKKPASIQDGKSNGGELKQPQVAAFDPELQNDIFMSILNESTGGNCKGPEAAKPEARLLTAQEYIQDVQSAFGISLGSDELQALLPVETTVLGYNHLRQFNILSPEKLESYMNANRRVAAAVAEQAGTILNCGQDSQECVGRWLAEKLPQLWRRSISDDIVQQEVSTFATYGSNEEAFEQLVQRLLLSPYFIFRRQLGLQGSLDSWEVASLLADSLWAAPVSEDLKQKAEQGSLISKEQVRSQALTMINDPKFYQGVKRFAQSWLTTKVIDAKDFASTNQNQIDDNIKQQLQEESANFLYQLVQSEQDQFANIFEANYTVGSQQLAQVYGFTADGQDIQGLPDGVQKLAYPEGRLGIISQPSVAISASNLEKTNPALRGKHILEKFLCHNLETPENIADVVANTQFDQNVSVVEAFDKATNFGSCGECHRFVNGVGFGMENISPAGFFQDIDNHQKPVVADGELVSLTGTTTPFNGISGLSQALASSKDVEVCLAVQAFRMVYGRLEEKRDVCTIVDAYQKASQEELKFHELFVELLIQRSSGNP is encoded by the coding sequence ATGTTGGAAACATCGAGTCATCTCACACTACGACTAGCCATCACCTTGTTTAGTCTGACCATCATCTTAGGGGGCTGCTCGAAGAAGCCAGCTTCAATTCAGGATGGAAAAAGCAACGGCGGGGAGTTGAAACAGCCTCAGGTCGCTGCCTTTGACCCCGAACTCCAAAACGACATTTTTATGAGTATTTTAAACGAAAGCACAGGTGGAAACTGCAAAGGTCCTGAAGCAGCGAAGCCTGAAGCTCGGCTATTAACAGCCCAAGAATATATTCAAGATGTTCAAAGTGCGTTCGGCATCAGCCTTGGCAGCGATGAGTTGCAAGCCTTACTTCCAGTGGAAACCACAGTACTGGGCTACAATCACCTTCGTCAATTCAATATCCTTTCTCCTGAGAAACTAGAATCATACATGAATGCGAATCGCCGTGTTGCTGCTGCGGTTGCTGAACAGGCTGGGACGATCCTGAATTGTGGTCAAGACTCCCAAGAATGCGTCGGGCGATGGCTGGCCGAAAAGCTACCTCAGCTTTGGCGCCGCTCAATTAGTGATGACATTGTACAGCAAGAAGTTAGTACTTTTGCGACTTACGGCTCCAACGAAGAGGCCTTTGAACAATTGGTGCAGCGTCTCTTATTATCACCCTATTTTATTTTTCGCAGGCAATTAGGCCTTCAAGGCAGCCTAGACAGCTGGGAGGTGGCAAGTCTCCTTGCAGACTCCCTGTGGGCTGCTCCAGTATCGGAGGACCTGAAGCAGAAAGCTGAACAAGGTTCTCTTATTTCCAAAGAACAGGTCCGCAGCCAAGCACTAACTATGATCAACGATCCTAAATTCTACCAGGGAGTTAAACGTTTTGCCCAGTCATGGCTTACCACCAAGGTTATCGACGCCAAAGACTTCGCGAGTACTAACCAGAATCAAATCGATGATAATATCAAGCAACAGCTTCAGGAAGAGTCAGCCAATTTCCTTTACCAGTTAGTGCAGTCGGAGCAAGATCAGTTTGCTAACATATTTGAAGCTAACTATACAGTAGGCTCTCAACAACTCGCTCAAGTCTACGGCTTTACCGCAGACGGTCAAGATATTCAAGGCCTACCCGATGGTGTTCAGAAGCTGGCTTACCCCGAAGGTCGTTTGGGAATCATTAGTCAGCCAAGTGTGGCCATCAGTGCAAGTAATCTAGAGAAAACCAATCCTGCTCTACGGGGTAAGCATATTCTTGAGAAGTTTCTTTGTCACAATCTAGAAACCCCAGAGAACATTGCCGACGTCGTCGCGAATACCCAATTCGATCAAAATGTGAGTGTCGTCGAAGCCTTCGACAAAGCTACGAACTTTGGTTCTTGTGGTGAATGCCACCGGTTTGTCAACGGTGTGGGTTTCGGTATGGAGAACATCAGCCCAGCTGGCTTTTTTCAAGATATTGACAACCATCAAAAGCCTGTTGTGGCCGATGGAGAGCTGGTCTCGCTCACTGGTACGACGACTCCCTTTAATGGTATTTCGGGCCTCAGCCAGGCTTTGGCGAGCAGTAAGGATGTTGAAGTTTGTCTCGCCGTGCAAGCCTTCCGCATGGTTTATGGCCGCTTAGAAGAAAAGCGAGATGTTTGTACCATCGTCGATGCGTACCAAAAGGCATCTCAAGAAGAACTCAAATTCCACGAACTTTTTGTGGAACTATTGATCCAGCGATCCTCTGGCAATCCATAA
- the pckA gene encoding phosphoenolpyruvate carboxykinase (ATP) has product MELNQYQIDCKNVFRNTETAVLYEHAIRFDQSSKLTDKGALVAYSGEKTGRSPKDKRIVDHPESRDNVWWGDVNMKIDDETFEVNKERALDYLNTCERLYVVDGFAGWDPKYRVKVRIICSRPYHALFMKNMLIRPSQEELDAFGEPDYVIYNAGSFPANRHTSYMTSKTSVDLHLEKREMVILGTQYAGEMKKGVFTIMNYLMPKNEVLSMHCSANASKDGDVSLFFGLSGTGKTTLSTDEERLLIGDDEICWTDDGVFNIEGGCYAKCIDLKEESEPDIYHAIRYGALLENVVLDDHTRQVDYTDESITPNTRVSYPIEFIKNVQHPCVGQHPKDVIFLTADAFGVLPPVSLLTPEQAIYHFISGYTSKIPGTEMGVVEPKATFSPCFGGAFMMWHPMKYAELLEAKVKQQDARVWLVNTGWFGGAFGVGKRYGIAETRRIIHGIQNGELADGSFEDDGFFGLKIPTVLDGFATEKLRPINAWQDQDEYRRKAELLKKKFQENFKQYEDQVPQAVIDGMK; this is encoded by the coding sequence ATGGAACTAAACCAATACCAAATCGATTGTAAAAATGTTTTCCGCAATACCGAAACTGCCGTTCTCTACGAACATGCGATTCGTTTCGATCAGTCTTCTAAGCTAACTGATAAGGGCGCATTGGTTGCCTATTCAGGAGAAAAGACAGGCCGATCTCCAAAAGATAAAAGAATCGTCGATCATCCCGAAAGTCGTGATAATGTATGGTGGGGTGACGTTAACATGAAGATCGATGACGAGACCTTCGAAGTCAATAAGGAACGTGCTCTGGACTACCTGAACACCTGTGAGCGGCTCTATGTTGTCGACGGGTTTGCTGGTTGGGACCCCAAGTATCGGGTGAAAGTGCGAATCATATGTAGCCGTCCTTATCATGCACTCTTTATGAAAAACATGCTGATTCGCCCTTCTCAAGAAGAGCTAGATGCCTTTGGCGAACCAGATTATGTGATATATAATGCAGGGTCTTTCCCCGCAAACCGTCATACTTCTTATATGACAAGCAAGACCAGCGTTGATCTTCACCTAGAGAAACGGGAAATGGTGATTCTTGGAACTCAATATGCGGGTGAGATGAAAAAAGGTGTCTTCACCATCATGAACTATCTGATGCCGAAGAACGAAGTCTTGTCTATGCACTGCAGTGCCAATGCTAGCAAGGATGGCGATGTAAGCCTTTTCTTCGGTTTGTCTGGAACTGGAAAAACAACTTTGAGTACAGATGAAGAGCGACTACTCATCGGCGACGATGAAATCTGCTGGACGGATGATGGAGTCTTTAATATCGAAGGCGGTTGCTACGCGAAGTGTATCGATCTCAAAGAAGAATCTGAACCCGATATCTACCATGCGATTCGCTATGGTGCACTCCTCGAAAATGTTGTCTTGGACGATCATACACGGCAGGTCGACTATACCGATGAAAGCATTACCCCTAATACCAGGGTTTCTTATCCTATAGAATTTATTAAAAACGTGCAGCATCCATGTGTGGGCCAGCATCCAAAGGATGTGATCTTCCTTACTGCGGATGCCTTTGGGGTTCTACCTCCGGTGAGTTTGCTGACTCCAGAGCAGGCCATTTACCACTTTATCAGCGGCTACACATCTAAAATACCCGGAACAGAAATGGGTGTTGTTGAGCCGAAAGCAACCTTTAGCCCTTGCTTTGGTGGTGCCTTTATGATGTGGCACCCTATGAAGTACGCTGAGCTTCTTGAAGCCAAAGTCAAACAACAGGATGCACGGGTGTGGTTGGTGAATACCGGCTGGTTTGGAGGCGCATTTGGGGTTGGTAAGCGTTATGGCATTGCTGAAACCCGGCGTATCATTCATGGCATTCAGAATGGTGAGCTAGCAGATGGCAGCTTTGAAGATGATGGCTTCTTTGGCTTAAAAATACCGACTGTTCTGGATGGTTTTGCTACAGAGAAACTTCGTCCAATCAATGCCTGGCAAGATCAAGACGAGTATCGAAGAAAAGCAGAACTACTTAAGAAAAAGTTCCAAGAAAATTTCAAGCAGTACGAGGACCAAGTTCCTCAGGCTGTGATTGATGGGATGAAGTAG
- a CDS encoding helix-turn-helix domain-containing protein has translation MKNRVKLNVPNLKDALQESGIKKQDVAAKIGVSRETFSRWLSGRVEYIEEKNARKLGVILNCAPSHLSPEIPVEKYQSLGGLDPQQVISADTFVKIGLFSDQWQAVLNLFYCVKHPKIVKDHQVTVEIFKGLKALLQLSPDEAPIVEENDDPSTYELFDIIARKVFLNGVQSLLHGNWEEADQCFRRVLIQGQSEWIVALSYLGASMSNWLNQQPEKAKDLCDRGLAVFSESFDDLSVFASANLHLMQIILNPSDEDHVRTQIADARKDFSKIGYLHGEVRLRFYQMLLDGVRIEEDDILDGKDITINLRRLPPLYRFEALYIYSIAAKMRADGEDSDSLLTLAHDLLPKPLRDHFTSVGQSYEKSSCS, from the coding sequence ATGAAGAACCGTGTTAAACTCAACGTTCCGAATTTGAAAGATGCGCTTCAAGAAAGTGGAATCAAAAAGCAAGATGTAGCAGCAAAGATAGGAGTTAGTCGCGAAACATTCAGTCGCTGGCTATCGGGTCGAGTTGAATACATCGAAGAAAAAAATGCCCGGAAGCTTGGTGTCATCCTCAATTGCGCACCGTCGCACCTCTCTCCTGAAATTCCTGTCGAAAAGTATCAGAGTTTAGGCGGCCTCGATCCGCAGCAAGTTATTTCAGCAGATACCTTCGTAAAAATAGGTTTGTTTAGCGATCAGTGGCAAGCCGTCTTAAATCTGTTCTATTGTGTGAAGCATCCGAAAATAGTCAAGGACCATCAGGTCACAGTTGAGATTTTCAAAGGCCTCAAAGCCTTGCTCCAACTATCTCCTGACGAAGCACCTATCGTTGAGGAAAATGATGACCCGAGCACCTATGAGTTGTTTGATATCATAGCTCGCAAGGTATTCCTCAATGGGGTGCAAAGTCTTCTTCATGGCAACTGGGAAGAGGCAGATCAATGCTTCCGCCGGGTCCTCATCCAAGGCCAGTCGGAGTGGATCGTCGCCCTATCTTATCTCGGGGCATCGATGAGCAATTGGCTTAATCAACAGCCCGAAAAGGCTAAAGATCTATGTGATCGCGGCTTGGCTGTTTTCTCCGAAAGTTTTGATGATCTATCGGTTTTTGCGTCTGCAAACCTCCATTTGATGCAGATTATTCTGAATCCAAGTGATGAAGATCACGTTCGAACCCAAATTGCTGACGCCCGAAAAGACTTCTCAAAGATCGGCTATCTTCATGGTGAGGTACGATTGAGATTTTATCAGATGCTGCTCGACGGTGTCAGGATAGAAGAAGATGATATTCTAGATGGGAAAGATATTACGATTAATCTGAGAAGGCTCCCTCCTCTCTATCGTTTTGAGGCATTGTATATCTATTCAATTGCCGCCAAAATGAGGGCCGACGGCGAGGATTCGGATTCCCTTCTCACATTAGCACATGATTTATTGCCAAAACCCCTAAGAGACCATTTTACGAGTGTGGGCCAGAGTTATGAAAAAAGTTCTTGTAGTTGA
- a CDS encoding response regulator: MNVLVVDDNIEICKVIQTFLDGKDIDFTYAKDTDDALEQAKIQMPDLVLTDLNMPRGGGRKLIQVLRENIGYAIPIFVLTGEGTINDSELIGIGADRVFHKPSSMKMIAEAIVDRLAS; encoded by the coding sequence ATGAATGTGTTAGTCGTTGATGATAACATCGAAATCTGCAAGGTGATCCAAACATTCCTTGATGGCAAAGATATAGATTTTACCTATGCAAAAGACACCGATGATGCACTTGAACAAGCTAAGATCCAGATGCCAGACTTAGTTTTGACTGACCTCAATATGCCGCGCGGGGGTGGTCGGAAACTAATTCAAGTTCTACGGGAAAATATCGGCTATGCTATTCCTATTTTTGTGCTTACGGGTGAGGGCACAATCAATGATTCAGAGCTGATTGGGATTGGAGCAGATCGTGTCTTTCATAAGCCAAGCTCTATGAAAATGATCGCTGAGGCTATTGTAGATCGCTTGGCGAGCTAA
- a CDS encoding adenylate/guanylate cyclase domain-containing protein, whose translation MKDQALRKIGAMHPATLAFESAEMEDDYSLYLANKRIFLNRVAIVLAVVMYASFFIVDVLLAVDYMEAQALIRLVIVPASLLFVLGTTWSSHYPKFGERLIAFPLFVGTLGHVPMALLNGSFYASGFFSFALGLMLLYNFLLSGIRFRYSLLIGLVIVGSYEWIEFGLSQNKVEDVVTNHFFMISVYALGVISHYVLERFSRMEFLYRLERESFIDQVNREKVKSEKLLENILPKKIAFELKNTGRVEAQKFDHVTVMFIDIVGFTKLTTQVPADVLVGGLHEFFSAIDRIIRKYNLEKLKTVGDGYLCAGGVPRKSETHALDCCLAAQEILEYVKARHSEKFPIQIRVGINTGMVMAGIVGLDKFAYDIWGDAVNTACRLEQVCEPNQINISGSTRAAIHENFLTESRGLLPLKGKGLYHMYYLCERRGGEELASA comes from the coding sequence TTGAAAGATCAGGCGCTTAGAAAAATTGGAGCCATGCATCCAGCGACGTTGGCATTCGAATCGGCTGAAATGGAAGATGACTATTCGCTCTACCTAGCGAACAAGAGAATCTTTTTGAATCGAGTCGCAATTGTGCTCGCTGTGGTGATGTACGCAAGTTTCTTCATCGTCGACGTCCTCCTGGCTGTGGACTATATGGAAGCACAGGCCTTGATACGGCTTGTGATTGTCCCTGCTTCCTTACTGTTCGTATTGGGCACGACTTGGAGTTCTCACTACCCTAAGTTTGGGGAGCGATTGATTGCCTTTCCACTATTCGTTGGTACCCTAGGCCACGTTCCCATGGCACTTCTTAATGGAAGCTTCTATGCCTCTGGTTTCTTTAGTTTTGCTTTGGGGCTTATGCTTCTTTACAACTTTCTCCTAAGCGGCATTCGCTTTCGCTACTCTTTATTGATAGGTCTTGTGATTGTTGGTTCCTATGAATGGATCGAATTTGGGCTATCGCAGAATAAGGTTGAGGATGTTGTAACCAATCACTTCTTTATGATCTCCGTTTATGCCCTGGGTGTCATTAGCCACTATGTTCTCGAACGCTTCAGTCGGATGGAGTTTCTTTACCGTTTGGAGCGGGAAAGCTTTATTGACCAGGTGAATCGAGAGAAGGTTAAGAGCGAGAAGCTGCTTGAGAATATCTTGCCCAAAAAAATCGCCTTCGAATTAAAAAATACAGGTCGGGTCGAAGCTCAAAAGTTCGACCATGTTACTGTGATGTTTATCGATATTGTTGGCTTTACCAAGCTAACGACACAGGTTCCCGCGGATGTGCTCGTGGGCGGACTCCATGAGTTTTTTAGCGCGATCGATCGGATCATTCGCAAGTACAACCTAGAAAAACTTAAAACAGTGGGTGATGGCTACTTATGTGCTGGAGGCGTTCCCCGTAAATCTGAAACTCATGCTCTTGACTGCTGTTTAGCAGCCCAAGAGATTCTTGAGTATGTAAAAGCTCGGCATTCAGAGAAGTTTCCGATTCAAATCAGAGTTGGTATCAATACCGGAATGGTGATGGCCGGAATCGTGGGTCTTGATAAATTTGCTTATGATATCTGGGGTGATGCAGTGAATACCGCCTGTCGCCTGGAACAGGTTTGCGAGCCAAACCAGATTAATATATCTGGTAGCACCAGAGCAGCTATTCATGAGAACTTCCTGACGGAAAGTCGTGGTCTTTTGCCTTTGAAGGGCAAAGGCCTTTATCACATGTACTATCTATGTGAGCGCCGTGGCGGTGAAGAACTGGCGAGTGCCTAG
- a CDS encoding response regulator codes for MTHHVLIVEDESDLVDIIEAELELDFPSIKLTTAATVDDLQSVLERKSFQLIIADLTVPGSQITPVLDLIREVSSETPIMVFSGKVEEMADLDHPQVIDFIPKPFQPEKLLGSLKKFFDSDQLKLA; via the coding sequence ATGACGCATCATGTATTAATTGTTGAGGATGAATCTGACTTAGTAGATATTATCGAGGCCGAGCTTGAACTCGACTTCCCGAGCATAAAACTTACGACGGCAGCCACCGTGGATGATTTGCAAAGCGTCTTGGAAAGGAAGTCATTTCAGCTAATTATAGCTGATCTCACCGTCCCAGGCTCACAGATCACCCCCGTTTTAGATCTCATTCGAGAGGTCTCTTCGGAAACTCCGATCATGGTTTTCTCTGGCAAGGTCGAGGAAATGGCAGATTTAGACCACCCTCAGGTTATCGACTTCATTCCGAAACCTTTCCAACCTGAAAAGCTTCTCGGAAGCCTGAAAAAGTTTTTCGACTCAGACCAGCTAAAACTGGCCTAA
- a CDS encoding fasciclin domain-containing protein: MFLQSVKNAVIGGSLAAGLFLSAGQAFAGKGSFKIGDILERTGKFQTLTTALQLTGLDQAIAGDDALTVLAPTDKAFEKLGSETLEGLINNPEKLSEILLYHVIPGEVGLFEALQAQEAATLNSASVSFSMEGFGFFVNDARIVFPNIRASNGVIHAIDSVLLPPAPPSIADIAAGNEQFSTLVAALQATGLDQVLAGEGTFTVFAPTNEAFAKLGEETINALLKDPETLSNILLYHVVPEAAVEAATAVTLKSATMANGKETKLMFDGKDLFINDSKVIATDIMASNGVIHVIDTVLVPSAK, translated from the coding sequence ATGTTTTTACAGTCAGTAAAGAACGCAGTTATTGGTGGATCGCTCGCAGCTGGTCTATTTCTGAGTGCTGGACAGGCCTTTGCGGGTAAAGGATCGTTTAAGATTGGCGACATTTTAGAACGAACCGGAAAGTTCCAAACCTTGACAACAGCTTTACAACTCACTGGTCTCGATCAAGCAATCGCTGGAGATGATGCACTTACAGTACTAGCTCCTACTGATAAGGCTTTCGAAAAGCTTGGCTCAGAAACTCTGGAAGGACTGATCAACAATCCCGAAAAACTTTCTGAAATACTGCTCTACCATGTAATTCCTGGAGAGGTTGGATTGTTTGAAGCCCTACAAGCACAAGAAGCTGCAACGCTTAACTCAGCCTCGGTCAGTTTTTCAATGGAAGGTTTTGGCTTTTTTGTCAACGATGCAAGAATCGTATTCCCAAATATTCGAGCTAGTAACGGAGTGATCCATGCCATCGACTCTGTGCTGCTGCCTCCTGCACCCCCATCTATTGCCGATATTGCTGCTGGGAATGAGCAGTTTTCAACTCTGGTTGCAGCTCTTCAAGCTACAGGCTTGGATCAAGTGCTAGCTGGTGAAGGAACTTTCACGGTTTTTGCACCAACGAATGAAGCATTTGCAAAACTTGGTGAAGAAACAATCAACGCCCTTCTAAAAGACCCTGAAACACTTTCAAATATTCTTTTGTACCACGTTGTCCCAGAAGCTGCTGTAGAAGCCGCAACTGCAGTGACCCTAAAAAGCGCGACTATGGCTAACGGCAAGGAAACCAAGCTCATGTTTGATGGTAAGGATCTGTTTATCAATGATTCTAAAGTTATCGCTACAGACATCATGGCAAGCAATGGTGTGATCCATGTAATCGACACGGTTCTGGTACCAAGCGCGAAGTGA
- a CDS encoding response regulator, with the protein MKKVLVVEDSESFRKETIATLETENKFEITEAKDGSEGFDFLMNQSYDLVILDYHLPQMTGVEILRKLKDNGRSTNCPVIMLTSEYEERGSEIKQLNVVSWVIKPINQKRFKDLVDQVLDYYASRKLGS; encoded by the coding sequence ATGAAAAAAGTTCTTGTAGTTGAAGACTCCGAATCGTTCCGCAAGGAAACCATCGCGACGTTGGAAACTGAAAATAAATTTGAAATCACTGAAGCCAAAGATGGATCCGAAGGCTTCGATTTTCTGATGAACCAGTCTTATGACTTAGTCATATTGGACTACCATCTTCCCCAGATGACCGGCGTTGAAATCCTCCGCAAGCTGAAAGATAACGGCCGAAGCACTAACTGCCCAGTCATCATGCTAACTTCGGAGTATGAAGAGCGGGGCTCGGAAATCAAGCAGCTCAATGTCGTGTCTTGGGTCATCAAACCCATCAACCAAAAGCGCTTTAAGGACCTAGTGGATCAAGTCCTTGATTATTATGCCAGCCGAAAGCTAGGGAGCTAA
- a CDS encoding CNNM domain-containing protein yields MILLISYVTLALGCSFLCSIAEAVILSVTPSYISLQEQEGRKKSARLLKKLKDDMNSSLAAILTLNTIAHTVGAAGAGAEAAAIFGDKYVGIISGVLTFLILVFSEIIPKTIGAHYWRGLAPSIAVFLKYLIIFFYPFVRLSAMLTRHLAHGPSLKGFNRDEFEAMAQLSFAEGQIAHQEQNIMKNLLQFHKNRVSQVLTPRTVVFSVCSDMSIGEFFDKHGNESFSRIPIYNTDREHIIGFVLRTDLLLAQARDEDDKPLKKFKREIHAIPETLSLSSTFELFISRRDQIMLVIDEHGGFEGIITLEDVIEFLIGHEIVDEGDKAPNMRRLARRLWASRQRQIPKG; encoded by the coding sequence ATGATACTTTTAATCAGTTATGTCACCCTCGCTTTGGGCTGTTCGTTTCTTTGCTCCATCGCCGAAGCGGTGATTTTGAGTGTCACCCCCTCTTACATTAGCCTCCAGGAGCAGGAGGGTCGTAAGAAGTCAGCACGCCTCCTCAAAAAACTCAAGGATGATATGAATAGCTCGTTGGCGGCTATTTTGACATTAAACACCATTGCCCACACCGTCGGTGCTGCAGGCGCTGGTGCCGAAGCAGCAGCTATTTTTGGCGATAAGTACGTTGGTATCATCTCGGGGGTTCTCACCTTCCTGATCCTTGTTTTTTCTGAAATCATTCCAAAGACAATTGGGGCTCACTATTGGCGCGGCTTGGCTCCTAGCATCGCTGTTTTTTTAAAGTACCTAATCATTTTCTTCTACCCGTTCGTAAGACTGTCGGCAATGCTAACCAGACACCTTGCCCACGGACCAAGCCTAAAAGGCTTCAATCGTGACGAATTCGAAGCAATGGCCCAACTCAGCTTTGCCGAGGGTCAGATTGCTCACCAAGAGCAGAACATCATGAAAAACTTGCTTCAATTCCACAAGAACCGCGTCAGCCAAGTTTTGACCCCTCGCACAGTGGTGTTCTCGGTCTGCTCCGATATGAGCATTGGCGAGTTTTTCGATAAACATGGCAATGAAAGCTTCTCTCGAATCCCCATCTACAACACCGACCGAGAGCATATAATCGGCTTTGTTCTGCGCACCGATTTGCTTCTTGCGCAAGCGCGAGACGAAGACGACAAACCTCTTAAGAAATTCAAGCGAGAGATTCATGCTATCCCTGAAACCTTGAGTCTCTCTTCAACCTTCGAGCTCTTTATTTCGCGGCGTGATCAGATCATGTTGGTAATCGATGAACATGGTGGCTTTGAGGGTATCATCACCCTGGAGGACGTGATCGAATTTCTCATCGGTCATGAGATTGTCGACGAAGGAGACAAAGCCCCCAACATGAGGCGATTGGCGCGTCGACTCTGGGCAAGCCGCCAAAGGCAGATTCCTAAGGGATAA